In the genome of Spea bombifrons isolate aSpeBom1 chromosome 11, aSpeBom1.2.pri, whole genome shotgun sequence, one region contains:
- the LOC128468933 gene encoding histone H2A type 2-B-like: MSGRGKQGGKVRAKAKTRSSRAGLQFPVGRVHRLLRKGNYAERVGAGAPVYLAAVLEYLTAEILELAGNAARDNKKTRIIPRHLQLAVRNDEELNKLLGGVTIAQGGVLPNIQAVLLPKKTESHKPAKSK, translated from the coding sequence ATGTCTGGCAGAGGAAAACAAGGTGGAAAGGTTCGTGCTAAGGCGAAGACACGTTCTTCCCGAGCTGGTCTGCAGTTCCCTGTCGGCCGTGTGCATAGGCTTCTTCGCAAGGGTAATTATGCCGAGAGAGTAGGAGCCGGCGCACCCGTGTATCTGGCAGCGGTGTTGGAGTATCTGACTGCTGAGATATTGGAGCTGGCTGGTAACGCTGCACGCGACAACAAAAAGACCCGTATCATTCCTCGCCACCTGCAACTCGCTGTTCGTAACGACGAGGAGCTCAATAAGCTGCTCGGAGGGGtcaccattgctcagggaggtgtTCTACCCAACATCCAGGCGGTGCTCTTGCCCAAGAAGACCGAGAGCCACAAGCCTGCCAAGAGCAAGTGA